A stretch of the Lolium perenne isolate Kyuss_39 chromosome 3, Kyuss_2.0, whole genome shotgun sequence genome encodes the following:
- the LOC127343762 gene encoding reticulon-like protein B1 gives MAEHKEEHESVMESVMDKISDKLHGDGDSSSSSSDSDDDKKKGSSSAAAAAKAKIYRLFGREKPVHAVLGGGKPADLVLWRNKKISGGVLAGSTAIWLLFEVMEYHLLTLLGHCLILSLAALFLWSNACTFINKSPPNIPEVTIPEDTIVNIARSLRYEINRGFFTLKEIGQGRDLKKFLIVVAGLWVLSVLGSSCNFLTLAYIVFVVLYTVPVLYEKYDDKVDAFGEKAMIELKKYYAIVDEKYLSKIPKGPLKNKKP, from the exons ATGGCGGAGCACAAGGAGGAGCACGAGTCGGTGATGGAGTCGGTCATGGACAAGATCTCCGACAAGCTGCACGGCGACGGggactcctcgtcctcgtcctccgactcggacgacgacaagaagaaggggtcgtcgtcggcggcggcggccgccaaGGCCAAGATCTACCGCCTCTTCGGCCGCGAGAAGCCCGTGCACGCCGTCCTCGGCGGCGGAAAGC CTGCTGATCTTGTTCTATGGAGGAACAAGAAGATCTCCGGAGGGGTGCTGGCCGGTTCCACGGCCATCTGGCTCCTGTTCGAGGTCATGGAGTACCACCTGCTCACCCTGCTCGGCCACTGCCTCATCCTCTCCCTGGCCGCCCTCTTCCTCTGGTCCAACGCCTGCACCTTCATCAACAA GTCGCCCCCAAACATTCCTGAGGTGACGATTCCAGAGGACACGATTGTGAACATTGCCCGCTCGCTGAGATATGAGATCAACAGGGGCTTCTTTACTTTGAAGGAGATCGGTCAGGGCCGTGATCTGAAGAAATTCCTCATT GTGGTTGCCGGCCTCTGGGTTCTTTCTGTTCTTGGGAGCTCTTGCAACTTCTTGACATTGGCATATATAG TCTTCGTGGTGCTCTACACGGTGCCAGTTCTGTATGAGAAGTACGACGACAAGGTTGATGCTTTTGGTGAGAAGGCCATGATCGAACTGAAGAAGTACTATGCCATCGTCGACGAGAAGTACCTCTCCAAGATCCCCAAGGGTCCTCTGAAGAACAAGAAGCCATAG